The Solanum lycopersicum chromosome 9, SLM_r2.1 genome window below encodes:
- the LOC101247962 gene encoding protein BOBBER 2-like — protein KQENSSTLALKEEENSSSTPKEEKLKPNKSNGLDMENYSWGQSLQEVTINVPVPPGTKSRFIIVEIKANTLKVGLKNQPLILDGEYFKGVKVDECYWSLEDQKEISILLTKQNKCDWWKSLFKGGEEIDTQKVEPEPSKLSDLDTETRAAVEKMMFDQRQKQMGLPSSEEIKNQDMLKQFMKQNPHMAKNFGSNSKMMMPNSRMMG, from the exons AAACAAGAAAATTCTTCTACTTTAGCccttaaagaagaagaaaattcatCTTCAACCCCAAAAGAAGAGAAACTTAAGCCAAATAAGTCCAATGGACTTGATATGGAGAATTATTCATGGGGACAATCTCTTCAAGAAGTTACCATCAATGTCCCAGTTCCTCCAG GTACAAAATCAAGATTCATAATTGTGGAAATCAAGGCCAATACTCTCAAAGTTGGACTAAAAAACCAACCACTCATATTAGATGGTGAATATTTCAAGGGAGTTAAAGTTGATGAATGTTATTGGAGTTTAGAAGATCAAAAGGAGATATCAATTCttttaacaaaacaaaacaaatgtGATTGGTGGAAAAGTTTGTTTAAAGGTGGAGAAGAAATTGACACACAAAAAGTAGAGCCAGAACCAAGTAAATTGTCTGATTTGGACACAGAAACAAGAGCAGCAGTTGAAAAAATGATGTTTGATCAAAGACAAAAACAAATGGGACTTCCATCAAGTGAGGAGATTAAGAATCAAGATATGCTTAAACAATTTATGAAACAAAATCCTCATATGGCTAAGAATTTTGGAAGTAATTCTAAGATGATGATGCCAAATTCTAGGATGATGGGCtag
- the LOC101244616 gene encoding probable magnesium transporter NIPA2 translates to MEGVSNNVHGVILAISSSIFIGSSFVIKKQGLKKAGANGKRAGSGGHSYLLEPCWWAGMLSMIVGEGANFAAYAYAPAVLVTPLGALSMIVSAVLAHFILKERLHMFGIVGCLLCVVGSVTIVLHAPLEKSIQSVKDVWYLATAPGFLAYTFTVLVLILILIVRYVPRFGQSYLVVYIGICSLAGSLTVMGVKAIGIAIKLTIGGQNQFKYFETWVFIVLVLIFCLLQLNYLNKALDTFNTAVVSPIYYVMFTTLTILASMIMFKDYVHQNATQIITELCGFVTILCGTFLLHKTKDMGNNPSIPLPVIVPTTDMDCKQESKTTKVTVEV, encoded by the exons atggaGGGGGTATCTAATAATGTTCATGGAGTTATATTAGCAATATCATCCAGTATTTTTATTGGTTCCAGCTTTGTTATTAAAAAACAAGGTCTAAAGAAGGCTGGTGCAAATGGAAAAAGAGCAG GTTCAGGAGGCCATTCCTACTTGTTGGAACCTTGTTGGTGGGCTGGAATGTTATCTA TGATTGTTGGAGAGGGAGCTAACTTTGCAGCTTATGCATATGCCCCAGCAGTACTTGTGACACCTTTAGGGGCTTTAAGTATGATTGTCAG TGCAGTGTTAgcccattttattttgaaggAGAGGTTGCATATGTTTGGTATAGTTGGTTGTCTCCTCTGCGTGGTTGGATCCGTCACTATCGTCTTACATGCCCCATTAGAGAAGAGTATTCAATCTGTCAAGGATGTTTGGTACCTAGCAACAGCGCCAG GTTTCCTCGCCTACACTTTCACAGTTTTGGTGCTGATACTTATCCTTATTGTCCGGTATGTGCCTCGTTTTGGGCAGTCTTATTTGGTTGTCTACATCGGGATCTGTTCACTTGCGGGTTCTCTCACG GTTATGGGTGTCAAAGCAATAGGAATTGCTATAAAGCTCACAATTGGAGGGCAAAATCAATTCAAGTATTTTGAGACATGGGTTTTTATAGTGCTTGTCCTCATCTTTTGCCTTTTGCAGCTGAATTATTTGAACAAG GCACTTGACACATTTAACACTGCTGTGGTTTCCCCGATATACTATGTCATGTTTACAACACTGACCATTCTTGCAAGCATGATAATGTTTAAG GACTATGTTCATCAGAATGCGACACAGATAATTACAGAGTTATGTGGTTTTGTAACTATCCTCTGTGGTACTTTTCTCCTTCACAAAACAAAGGACATGGGGAACAATCCATCCATACCATTACCTGTTATCGTTCCAACAACAGATATGGATTGTAAGCAAGAAAGTAAAACCACAAAAGTTACAGTTGAGGTTTGA
- the LOC101248240 gene encoding protein BOBBER 1-like, translating into MAILSDYTEGENQSQAKKVVEEEIKKNENQESINTSSSSLDEKKEENKKLKPNQFNGLDMENYTWGQTLQDVTINVTVPLGTKSSFLAVDIKNNSIKVGLKNQPPIVEGELLEAVKGDECFWSLEDKKQVTILMTKRNQSDWWKSLFKNGPEIDTQKAEPEPSRLSELDLETRSAVEKMMFDQKQKQKGLPTSDEIQNQDQIKKIMEENPEIAKHFANSPANANGKGGMSNIRMMSSGGGMMR; encoded by the exons atggCAATTCTTTCAGACTATACTGAAGGTGAAAATCAATCACAAGCCAAAAAGgttgttgaagaagaaattaaaaaaaatgaaaatcaagaatcaattaacacttcttcttcttctttagatgaaaaaaaagaagaaaataaaaaattaaagccAAATCAATTTAATGGTCTTGATATGGAAAATTATACATGGGGACAAACTCTTCAAGATGTTACTATTAATGTCACAGTGCCACTTGGCACAAAATCAAGTTTTTTAGCTGTGGATATCAAGAACAATTCCATCAAAGTTGGACTCAAGAATCAACCACCAATTGTTGAAG GTGAACTATTGGAGGCTGTGAAAGGTGATGAATGTTTTTGGAGTTTAGAAGACAAAAAGCAAGTAACAATTCTCATGACTAAAAGGAATCAATCTGATTGGTGGAAAAGTTTGTTCAAAAATGGGCCTGAAATTGACACACAAAAAGCTGAGCCAGAGCCCAGTAGGCTATCCGAATTGGACTTAGAAACAAGATCAGCAGTTGAAAAAATGATGTTTGATcaaaaacaaaagcaaaaagGGTTACCAACAAGTGATGAGATACAAAATCAAGATCAAATCAAGAAGATTATGGAAGAAAATCCTGAGATTGCTAAACATTTTGCTAATTCACCTGCTAATGCTAATGGTAAAGGTGGAATGTCTAATATTAGGATGATGTCAAGTGGCGGCGGAATGATGCGTTAA